A genomic stretch from Halogranum gelatinilyticum includes:
- a CDS encoding urease accessory protein UreF: MTDSDPLATVTAFQLADSFLPVGTYTASYGLEQFVASDAVDDVESLQTVLEDYLRHQIGPCDTVVLARAYDAASEGDLDGVVATDRRQEAVTLTAEFRESSTKSGGQLLSLLAETEDDEFLAAYHSRVADGDAPGNYAAAFGAVAASQGIPRETACLAQGYGFVVGLLGAAQRLMRIGHTDTQRVLAGLKPVVTEIVADHETRPLDEIQSFAPMVELASMEHERAERRLFVS, translated from the coding sequence ATGACTGACTCGGATCCGCTCGCGACGGTGACGGCCTTCCAGTTGGCCGACTCCTTCCTCCCGGTTGGGACCTACACCGCCTCCTACGGTCTCGAACAGTTCGTCGCCAGCGACGCCGTCGACGACGTCGAGAGCCTCCAGACCGTCCTCGAAGACTACCTCCGTCACCAGATCGGGCCGTGCGACACGGTCGTCCTCGCCCGCGCCTACGACGCAGCGAGCGAGGGGGACCTCGACGGCGTGGTCGCCACTGACCGCCGACAGGAGGCGGTGACGCTCACCGCGGAGTTCCGCGAGAGTTCGACGAAGTCCGGCGGCCAACTACTCTCGTTGCTGGCCGAGACGGAGGACGACGAGTTCCTGGCGGCGTACCACTCGCGCGTCGCCGACGGCGACGCGCCGGGCAACTACGCCGCGGCCTTCGGAGCCGTCGCAGCAAGTCAAGGAATTCCCCGCGAGACGGCCTGTCTCGCGCAGGGATACGGTTTCGTCGTCGGCCTGCTCGGGGCGGCCCAGCGGCTGATGCGGATCGGCCACACCGACACCCAGCGGGTGCTGGCCGGGCTGAAGCCCGTCGTCACCGAGATTGTCGCCGACCACGAGACGCGGCCGCTCGACGAGATCCAGTCGTTCGCGCCGATGGTCGAGTTGGCGTCGATGGAACACGAGCGCGCCGA